The nucleotide window GAGTATCTTGACGCGCGCGCATAATATGCTGGATGGTCTGTTCCTGCAACCTTGTAGCTAAATGGGTAGCTCATGGTTCTGTGTAGCAGAATATGTTTAAATTTTCTGGGTGGGGGTACCCTTTTTTACTCTAAATAAGCAACAGAAGTGCTCAAAAACCTGCATACATAACCCTGAACATTAATGCCTGTACGTACATGGTTGTGTTTTGGTGGGTCTGGTCCTTGTTGAGACTGGAATAAGCGACTCTTCAGAAGGCAAGTGTAGGGTAAATTTTATTGCACAAGTTAACTTGAGACTGGTTAAAAAAAAGATTGAACGATGTGCTGCCTTGCAGTGTCTGCGACAAGAGTGGAGGCCTCCTTTGCGGCTTAAATGGTCGGTATTCACTGGACTATAGATCTGTGGCGGTTAAATTTATGACTGCCTCTGTTTCTATTTGACAGCATTTCGGTGTTAGGTGGTACGCTCGGTTTTCATCATTTAACTCGTAAACTGAATTGCTCCGGTCCGGCCCTCCCATATATATGCTAGGCAAAGAGTGGCACAAACCCCACATAACGTTCCATGGGCCATAAGATTCTCAGTTTCGCTGTCCCAACCACCACCTCATCCCAGAACATGGTGCTTTCCTTTGCTTGTCTTCGTCGGTGGAAGTATGAATGGGATGCTTGGCTTGCTTCTCCCACACAGGAGATGCTTTGCTTTGCTTCTCTCCACTGTTGGGAGTGAGATATGCTTTGCTTTGCTTCGCTGGTGGGAGTGGGAGTGGGAATGGGATGCTTTGCTCCAGCTGCCAACTTTTGCCCCCATATCATCTTAACTGCTGCTGTGTAATTAACTATATGCGGGCAGCGTTGGATGGCCGCCTCCTGCATCCATGTCCGCGGACTGACCTCCCTGTCCATGGACGGATGCGGGAGGAAATTTGCGGGTCGGCGTTGGAGTTGCCCTTATGTGATTAACTAATTAGCTCGGGCAAGCGCAGCTGTTTGCCGCTGTCACAACGAAGTCGTCAAAAGTGTAGATAATGACTAGATGTGATGGTGGGGTCATGGCAATGAGCTGCATCCACTCACACTAGAAATGTGTGATCTTAGAGAATATGGTGATAAGACAGAGTTAAAAACTTGTTAAGCAGATTTGCTCTCCAACACCAGATCGTTCACTTTTGACAATGTGCACTGCTGTCCTGCTTTTTTATTTTCACTTACCTGGTGCACAACATGATTGAGTTGAATGTCCTCCTGATCTGAAGGAGCAGGAGGACATCCCGTCCATCTCAAAGGTTGGTGAGGTAATTCGATCGAGTTTAATTTTCGTCTCTTTATCCCGGCGACCGGAGTAAAATATGAAGGAGGCGCCGCCGCCGGCCACTGGCCAGTCTAGTAAGCAGAGAGGGTGGCCGTAGTGCCGCTGTCATTTGGCGTGCACACGAGGAAAAAGCATATATTGGCATCAAGGAAAAGTTAAGTCCAATCCAATTCGATACCCTCTTCAGTTCAGCTGCTTTGCTTTGTCAAATAATCTACTCCTCCATGGAAAAGGAAAAGAAGCTGCTTTGCTTTGCTTTGCTTGCTCCATCGATGGGAATGGGATGCTTTGCTTTGCTTGCTTCTCTCCACCTAATGCTTTACCCACCTCCGGCTGCCAACGAGTACCCGGTGGCATTACTTCCCAAATCCCAATCCCTCCAGGCTCCAGCTCTTCCCCAGCACCGCCATCGCCCCGGTCGCCGCTGCCGTCCGCTGATATTTGTCACCACCGACTGCTGTGCCGTGCAGTGCATCCCATCATTCTCAAAGGTTGGTGAGGTTGTGCTGTCCTTGAGGTAGTTAGTTAGTGTTCAAGATTTATTTGCTTGTCTCTGTCTACTACTTAAAACTCACTTTAATTTCCTCTAATTGTAATCACAGCAAGTTGACCAATGGCGATGGTGTTGGATGCTTTTGCATCCTACATCGGGGACTACCTCAAGCAGGTGGTACAGGATGAGCTCGGAACGATGTTGGGCGTCTCCGGAGAGATCAACAAGTTGGGCGACAAGCTCCTGGACCTCAAGAACTTCCTCGCCGACGCAGATAAGAGGAACATCACCGACGAGACTGTCAAAGTCTGGGTGGGTCAGCTCAAGCGCACCATGTACGAAGCTgctgacatcctcgacctctgccAGCTCAAGGCCATGGAGAAGCGTGGGCCATCCTCTGTAGAAGCAGGGTGTTGCAATCCCTTGCTCTTCTGCTTGCGGAACCTCTTCCACGCTCGTGAGATCGGCACCCGCATCAAGGCGCTCAACCAGAGGCTTGATAACATCAAGCAGCGCAGCGCTGCTTTCAACTTCATCAATCTTGGGTCCTATGAGGATTGTCATAGCAGCAATGCCCATGCCTCTTGTCAGGGTAATCCTAGCCGGGAGACGGTAGGGGACTTTGACCGGTCAGCTGTGGTTGGAGACAAGATTGAAGAAGATACAAAAGCACTAGTGGCTCTGATTATGCGAAAGGGAAAGGAGGTCAATGATGACATCATGGTGTTCGCCATCGTAGGTGTCGGCGGGGTTGGCAAGACCACTCTCGCCCAGAAGGTCTTCAATGACGAGGCAATCCAGGGCGGGTTCATCAAAAAGATATGGTTGAGCGTCAACCAAAACTTCAGTGAGGTTGAGTTGCTTAAAAGAACCATCATCGGTGCCGATGGAAACGCCCAACTAGCTGGAAATGCAAAGGACGCGCTTCACCGAGCCCTAATGCAGGCCTTGAAGGACCACAAGACCTTCCTGGTAATGGATGATGTGTGGGACAAAGGAGCTTGGGAGGGTGTGCTAAAAATACCCTTTGCCAATGCTGCTGCTTCAGGCAGCCGTGTCCTCATCACAACTAGAGAAGGACGCGTTGCCCAAGGGGTGACAGCTATACAGCCCTACCACCACGTCGACACATTAGCACCCGATGACGCTTGGTCATTGCTCAAGAAGCAGGTCTGTACTTAATTAAATGCTAAATATCTTTCATTATCTCCATCTACTTATTATCAGTACTATGTAGTTAATTAAGAGAAATGTTAGGATGCTGCCAAATTAAAATGAGCCATTAATTACGTGTAATTCAGAGACATGTATGTACTATTGCCTCTTGGAGGTAAGAAGTTGTCAGTAATTTTGTAGGGCTAGGCATAAAGTATGTATGTTATATTTGAAAGCCATTGCACAAATCTTTGGTATGTAGGAGAAAGATAAGTAAATACATTAATACCATTTCTCTTTGACATGTACTTTCTGTACTTTGAGTATTTACATAGTCAATCACACCTTGACAAATGGATAGATACATCAACTAGTCTTCTTAAGAGGTAAAACTGAGCGCCTTAGAGGATCTTGGTACATAGTTAATTAACTTTATCGGTCCCTTCCATGATATGTTCGCAGGTACGCTCAAGTGAGATAGATGAAGACCACATCAATACGCTAATGGATATCGGACTGAAAATTATACAGAAATGTGGTTGTTTACCACTTGCTGTTAAAGTAATGGGAGGACTCTTGCGTGAAAGAGGGGGGCTCCGGCGTGACTGGCAGCAGGTTTTGGATGATTCTAAATGGTCAACAACTAAAATGCCCGATGAGCTCGACCACACAGTATACATAAGCTATGAATATATGCCTTCTTACCTGAAGCAATGCTTTCTGTACTACTCTCTTCTCCCTAAAAGTAGAAATTTTACTATAGATGAAGTTGTTGCAATGTGGATTAGTGAAGGATTTATTCACGGAAATTCTAATGATTTAGAAGAATTGGGAAAAAAATACTACAAGGATTTGGTATCTAGGAACCTCATAGAGCCTGATAAATCGTATGCTAATCTATGGGTTTGCAGCATGCATGATGTTGTGCGCTCATTTGCTCAGTATATGACTAAAGATGAAGCACTCATGGCTAAAGATGGAGATAATGATATTCTTGCTGAACTTAGTTCACAAAACTTTCTGCGGTTGTCCATAGAAACTGACCAATCACAATCAGGTGAACTTGATTGGAAATCTCTACAGGCACAACAATCAGTGAGAACATTGATCTCAACTATCCAGATTAAGATGATGCCTGGTGATTCATTGGTTAATTTTTCTAGTTTGCGGACTCTGCATATAGAATCTGCAGATATGGCTGTGCTGCTTGAATCGTTGCATCTGCTCAAGCACCTGAGATATCTAACACTAGTAAATGCTGGTATATCTGTACTTCCAGAAAACATTGGCAAGATGAAACTATTACAATTCCTTGACCTTGGTGGATGTACAAAATTGGTGAATCTTCCTGACAGCATTGTGAAGCTTGGCCAACTGAGGTTACTTTCACTTCCCCAAGCAAGTATGGTACCTAGAGGGTTTAGTGGTCTGACAAATATGAGGATACTAGATAAGTTTCGAGCCCACATGGATGGTGATTGGTGCAGTTTGGACGAGTTGGGGCCTCTTTCCCAACTCAGGTTTCTTGAATTAGTTCAATTGGAGAATGTATCTGCTGCCTCGTTTGCTGCTAATGCTAGGCTCGGCGAGAAGATGCATCTTATCAGTCTAATCATGTACTGCACCAGTAAACTGGGAGATGATGGGTTGGTCAAAGAGAAGGAAGGTGTCTCTGAGGAAGAGCAGCAACGAATTGAGAAGGTTCTTGATAAGCTCTGCCCTCCACCTGGTGTAGAAGATCTTCATATCAGTGGGTATTTTGGCCGGCAACTCCTGAGCTGGATGATGTCCACATCAATGGTGCCCCTCAACAACTTGAAGACTATATTGTTTTATGATCTGGCTTGTTGCACACAACTTCCTAATGGGTTGTGCCAGCTCCCCAGTCTACAGGTTCTACAGGTCTGTCGTGCTCCATGCATCAAACATGTTGGGACTGGATTTTTGCAGGCGGCAGCAGCTTCATTTCCAAGGTTAAATGTATTGAAGTTGTTCGACATGGTGGTATGGGAGGAGTGGGAGTGGGAGGAGCAAGTACAAGCGATGCCCCGTTTGGAGGAGCTTGTGCTCTGTGATTGCAAACTGAGGCATTTTCCTCTAGGCCTTGCCTCCAATGCAAGCTCTTTGAAAATATTAGGTCTACAACATGTCAAGCAGCTCAGCTACATTGAGAGCTTTCCTTCTGTTGTTGATCTTACAGTGATTGATTGCCCCGACCTGGAGAGGATCACCAGTCTCCCCAATCTGCAGAAGCTTGCCATCGCCAAGTGGCCAAAGTTGAAGGTGTTGGAGCGTATCGCTTCTCTCGAGAGTCTGGGCTTGGAGGATTACACCATGGAAGAACTCCCAGAATACATGCGAGACATAAAGGCAAGGCATCTGCAGTTATTCTGCAGGCTATTGTTGCTCTCTGCGATAGCAGCGGGACAATCTGGCACCGAGTGGGACAAGTTCAGCCAAGTGGAGCATGTCAAGGCATATGCACGTGATGGAGACAACCAAAGAAAATGGTACGTTTTGTACACGAGAGGAGACAACTGCAAGTTGGATTCAAATATCAGCAGCTCTACCGTATTTGAAGGTACATAAAATCAAACATACGTACAAGTTTTGTCTTAATTTGTTTGACCACTCTGATTTTGCCAGTTTATAAAATCTTTTGATTTTATCTCCTGCTTTTCATCCATATATACTGCATGATGACCGGATATATTCTGTACCTTCCTAGTGCATGTTGCTGAGTATTCGTCTTCTTACTTGTTCTTCTAGGTTTTCCTGAGTTTAACATATCTAGAGTATCATGTAACCAGTTTTGTGTTTTTCTTTCCATGCAGAAACCTTATCATCTTCTATTGTGGATGCACAAGGATTTGACTCTCTGTACAAAATGAGAAGAAGTACCTTCAGTTACGTCTGCGGCTTGGTGAGGATCTCATTTTTGGAAGATATGATGACAAGGGAGCCCACCTTTGtcgatgggagagtgttgtctttGCAAGACAGAGTAGCTGTCGCTCTGAGGATATTGAACTCTGGTGAGTCGCCGGTTATCGCTGGATCCTCTCTTGGTGTGAATGAGTCAACTGTCTCGCTGGTAACTCAGGTGTTTGTTGAGGCTATGTGGGACAGAGCAATGCACCACTGCAGCTGGCCTGGCTCCACTAAAATGGAGAAGATCAAGCACAAGTTCTACAAGATGCACGGCCTGCCAAACTGTTGTGGTGTTGTTCATACAGCTCACATCACGTTTGGATCACAAAACCCTAACCATGAGGAGAATGACGCTGTGCTAGTGCAAGCCGTTGTTGATCCAGATATGAGGATCACGGAGCTTTGGTTGGATGGTGATCTCTTGGGTTCCATTGAGAAATATGCTTGGTTGAATGGCGGTAAGGTGAAGTTATCAGATGGCTCGGAGGTTGGGGAATACATCATTGGTGATGCAGGATACCCTCTTCGTCCATGGCTCCTCACACCTTACCAGTTAGAAAATGGTCTCCCACTCTCAGAATCCAAAGTCGAGTTTAACAGGAGACACTCTGCAGCTACAGCCGTCGCGCCGAGGACGTTGGCAAGGTTAAAAGACACGTGGAAGTGCCTGCAGGGAAAAGGGTGGCATCCAGATAATGAACTTGAGATGCACTGGACAGTCGGTGCGTGCTGCATGTTGCATAACATAGTGATAGACTTGGAAGAGGACGAGGGTGCAAGCCTGCCGAGCGGTCAGGAGGACATTTACGTCGAGAAAGTGTGGAATGTAGCAGAGGAGGATGCTGTCAGGGTGAGGGATGCACTGTCCCAGAACTTGATCGGATCTGAAGGTAAAAGAACACAACTCTTAGTGTGTTAAATCGAGACAACTGTTAGTGTGCTATTTATATTTGGTTTATTTGTTTCCTCCTATTGATTCCATGTTAATTTCATCTGTTTGGACTTCAGTTCACACAATGGCTGCAGAGGAGGAACAAGCAGAAGTAGCAGCAGTTGCATCTGCAGGTTCAGGAGATGGAAACAAGGAAGAAGCACGCGCTAGCTAGGAAGGTGAGACCATATCGAATTGCCCTCTCCATTGGATCGGTTCTTTATTTCTCGATGCGAGGGCAGGGGGACAAGTCGCAGTCCTCTTCTTAGTTCCTACTCTGCATGTACTGTATTGGGTGGTTAATTAGCATCTCTGCGCCACTAGCTAGTAGTATGTCTGTACTTAGTGACAATGGGAAACCTCGATACAAGGCTGAAAGGAAATGAAGGGAGACTGGCCGGCCACTGGTAGTATCCTACTCCTCAGCTTGGTTCATTGTCAGACTGCTCAAGAGCAGGCCCTGGGGATGGAGCCCAAGGCTAAAATAGCGTTGGCAAGATTCATTCAGTCAATTGTAACCTGAGGTGGGTATTTTTTGCGATTCAGAAAACAACTACTCCTAGTAGTAATGTAACCTGAGGTGGGTATTTTTTGTGAACATAACGAGGTAGTGAGGGAGTCGTGTATGGGCAAGATTCATTCAGTCGATTGTAGCAGTTGGTAATTGATGTGTTGGCTGTCCCTCCCATTATGTCGCTGATGTTGTCACTGTTAACTCATTCGGAAGAAAGCTAATAAGCTGATTGACTGAATTGGATAATGAAGTTATTAGCAGATAGCTCTGCACTGCTACTTTGTACCTTGATGATACACTCCTTAATAAACCAAGCTCAAGTCTCATGATCTAGTTTAAATCTACCTTGTtgttaaattcctcctgtttgtgctcatcccacgtacgtacaccgtttccattccacagctgtaaaatttcttcaactaatggccttaggtacacatcaatgtcgttgccgggttgcttagggccttggatgagaactggcatcataatgaacttccgcttcatgcacatccaaggaggaaggttatacatacatagagtcacgggccaggtgctgtgattgctgctctgctccccgaaaggattaatgccatccgcgcttaaagcaaaccatacgttccttggctcacttgcaaactcatcccagtactttctctcgatttttctccactgcgacccgtcagcgggtgctctcaacttctcgtctttcttacggtcctcactgtgccatcgcatcaacttggcatgctctccgtttccgaacagacgtttcaaccgtggtattataggagcataccacatcaccttcgcaggaaccctcttcctggggggctcgccgtcaacatcaccagggtcatctcgtctgatcttataccgtaatgcaccgcataccgggtgtcggtgtcaaaactggcggatctcgggtagggggtcccaagcaGTGCGTCttaggatcaatggtaacaggagacaagggacacgatgtttttacccaggttcgggccctctcgatggaggtaaaaccctactcatgcttgattgatattgatgatatgggtagtacaagagtagatctaccacgagatcaaggaggctaaaccctagaagctagcctatggtatgatcattgttgtatatctctatcgactagcctggccctggtttatataatgtatcagaggcctaggataacaagagtcctagctgaatacgccggtggaggaggagtccttgtcttgatcgccaagtcttgttgattcttccttgtatgcggcagctgtccggactggcccatgagtatatggccatgggggtcctcggcccaatccaactgatcgggagacgacgtgttgagtaccccctagtccaggacaccgtcagtagccccctgaaccggtcttcaagttagggacgctcctcgattcttccgaactggtcttcatcttcggttgccggtcttgaaaactggttcaacaaatcttctcatcttctatcttgaggatcgccgaaatgcattcgacgagtttatacgtcgggtatccgaggagcccctttaagtttccggcctttatcaatgccttgttatttttatgccacacctcggggttgaagttgttcccgggcggcagcgtcctcttgcgtccgagctccaacgccggactgcattcgaggtatcttttgcagccgagcaccaacgccggaccgcttcccagctctaatgccagaatgtatccgagctccaacgccggactatgtatccaagctccaacgccggaatgtatccgagctccaggGCCGGAccatgtccaagctccaacgccggactatatccaagatgtcatagatcatcttggtccaaaaaagttgaaggagtttagtcgagcttaatgccggaaatgctcTCTAAGGAGCCAGCCACTTGCTTCCGAGCTATATGCTgaactgcttccgaggtggttaAGCACCTCGGTCATGGGCtgatttttgtcaatatttttgattggtgcaatttattctctgcccaGATacatagccagtagccctcaaggtgggtatcggtctaaaacccgagatgcacatgaaggatgacataagaccgctgatccccgTAGCCGCtaagactcaggttgatttgcaaaatcggtttgaggatcaagtcctaactcggcagaatacttcaggacacaaaaagcggcgtgctcagtcctcgagactcaggttgggtgcggtcgaccaacctgaggatcgaAATCTCCTCAGAGACTGTATtacacttaaaattttctgcattggacaggcaatgcagtagcccccgagacactggtcgggtggcaacactagatcaggggatcaatgtgcccctttaatatttgtaaataataagcccgaagcccagtagcccccgagccttaatgcgggcacgggaggccgaattaaggatcgatatccatagtaaaatcacaaattatgtgtaatgactctatgtatccaagtactttacgtcattaatgctcggatccgcattgtacaaaactttgttgaccgaccattggcttccacctcctcggccaatagccgaggaatgtttgtcctactttataaagcctttatgagggcaaaaatttacaacaaacaaggcaatctggccatacggttttataaacaaaggtacgcggagagacatgttatattactgtttaatagaagaaatgtcttccaaagaaaatagtcccgctatcggttcctttctttgggttgtcatgctaagcatgatcatgaaacctcagctccaatgtaagagcaaaatatcgaggatttagtgtgggaggccagttaatagcccccggtagtgttcggcgacagtcgaggtcaagccgtaaacacttcggccattgttatgaatggcccgtcgtTTAACGCCGTCATCGGATCGccgaccagtttacgcttattgtgacaatcagttttcggctttctccactgaggtgcttaaccatgtgagttGGAAGCACattcgcagtggttctccctttgcacacctagccgaacaaagcggaacataggaggcaagcgcaggagccgggcaacccaactattgaccgaagacacaattcaaaaccgatgcatatatagcaacaTCCGAGAATGTTTtggccgaatctctaaaggtgtccggcgttgcactgcgagacttgtgctgaaaacacacaaatagtttaaaagtgccatggGCTCGAAAAGCCAAAAAAAAACTTATTCAAAAGGTTAATGTCCGAActagatcaagtgttcggtgccaatccgaaaattggactTTAGAAAAAAAGGTGCTTCTgccgtgctttaacatgacacatcctatctcaaaatttcaagcgggtcagcctacagcttcaacctcctatcccgaaggcggagtacttcttaCTAGGCCAGTTTaacaaactaaactctagcggctttgagagagaaattaggctccccggctagtgaccgcacacttgtgtcgaaaaaaggagtgataaataataataaaaactctgcaacgactaagaagaaaaacacttattataaaacggctcaaataaacataagagcccccaagtgacttgggtaaaagaatgattgtatgtaccgaagtacttatatcatatctatgttcgaccgaactttaaacgcgtcttaaccgaccgtcggcttctccctctttggtcaaggaccaaaaagtgttatgtactccatctgtcgagaatatcaacggtgtttccaataaccaggcaatcaggtcataaggctgtaacaaacaaagcgcgctcagggaacttatgctatattactgataaagtgtaagaagcatcttcgaagaaaatagtacccccaccgatacctttcttcggtgctcattgttaatatgagacttgtgcaatagatttttt belongs to Triticum urartu cultivar G1812 chromosome 7, Tu2.1, whole genome shotgun sequence and includes:
- the LOC125521752 gene encoding putative disease resistance protein RGA3 — protein: MAMVLDAFASYIGDYLKQVVQDELGTMLGVSGEINKLGDKLLDLKNFLADADKRNITDETVKVWVGQLKRTMYEAADILDLCQLKAMEKRGPSSVEAGCCNPLLFCLRNLFHAREIGTRIKALNQRLDNIKQRSAAFNFINLGSYEDCHSSNAHASCQGNPSRETVGDFDRSAVVGDKIEEDTKALVALIMRKGKEVNDDIMVFAIVGVGGVGKTTLAQKVFNDEAIQGGFIKKIWLSVNQNFSEVELLKRTIIGADGNAQLAGNAKDALHRALMQALKDHKTFLVMDDVWDKGAWEGVLKIPFANAAASGSRVLITTREGRVAQGVTAIQPYHHVDTLAPDDAWSLLKKQVRSSEIDEDHINTLMDIGLKIIQKCGCLPLAVKVMGGLLRERGGLRRDWQQVLDDSKWSTTKMPDELDHTVYISYEYMPSYLKQCFLYYSLLPKSRNFTIDEVVAMWISEGFIHGNSNDLEELGKKYYKDLVSRNLIEPDKSYANLWVCSMHDVVRSFAQYMTKDEALMAKDGDNDILAELSSQNFLRLSIETDQSQSGELDWKSLQAQQSVRTLISTIQIKMMPGDSLVNFSSLRTLHIESADMAVLLESLHLLKHLRYLTLVNAGISVLPENIGKMKLLQFLDLGGCTKLVNLPDSIVKLGQLRLLSLPQASMVPRGFSGLTNMRILDKFRAHMDGDWCSLDELGPLSQLRFLELVQLENVSAASFAANARLGEKMHLISLIMYCTSKLGDDGLVKEKEGVSEEEQQRIEKVLDKLCPPPGVEDLHISGYFGRQLLSWMMSTSMVPLNNLKTILFYDLACCTQLPNGLCQLPSLQVLQVCRAPCIKHVGTGFLQAAAASFPRLNVLKLFDMVVWEEWEWEEQVQAMPRLEELVLCDCKLRHFPLGLASNASSLKILGLQHVKQLSYIESFPSVVDLTVIDCPDLERITSLPNLQKLAIAKWPKLKVLERIASLESLGLEDYTMEELPEYMRDIKARHLQLFCRLLLLSAIAAGQSGTEWDKFSQVEHVKAYARDGDNQRKWYVLYTRGDNCKLDSNISSSTVFEETLSSSIVDAQGFDSLYKMRRSTFSYVCGLVRISFLEDMMTREPTFVDGRVLSLQDRVAVALRILNSGESPVIAGSSLGVNESTVSLVTQVFVEAMWDRAMHHCSWPGSTKMEKIKHKFYKMHGLPNCCGVVHTAHITFGSQNPNHEENDAVLVQAVVDPDMRITELWLDGDLLGSIEKYAWLNGGKVKLSDGSEVGEYIIGDAGYPLRPWLLTPYQLENGLPLSESKVEFNRRHSAATAVAPRTLARLKDTWKCLQGKGWHPDNELEMHWTVGACCMLHNIVIDLEEDEGASLPSGQEDIYVEKVWNVAEEDAVRVRDALSQNLIGSEVHTMAAEEEQAEVAAVASAGSGDGNKEEARAS